One window from the genome of Rubrobacter naiadicus encodes:
- a CDS encoding KH domain-containing protein, with protein sequence MRQFEDLLRFLVEGLVDDPRSIEISGEERGSRVSLTLRVASEDMGKVIGKGGRTINAIRKVMKAASVKAERRVTVEVLD encoded by the coding sequence ATGCGGCAGTTCGAGGATCTGCTGCGGTTTCTGGTCGAGGGGCTCGTCGACGATCCGCGGAGCATCGAGATCTCCGGCGAGGAGCGGGGGAGCCGGGTCAGCCTCACGCTGCGGGTGGCGAGCGAGGACATGGGCAAGGTCATCGGCAAGGGCGGCCGGACGATAAACGCGATCCGCAAGGTCATGAAGGCCGCCTCCGTGAAGGCCGAGCGCCGGGTGACGGTGGAGGTTCTGGACTAG
- the rpsP gene encoding 30S ribosomal protein S16, whose translation MAVKIRLARFGSNRNPFYRVVVADSRSPRDGRFIERIGTYNPRTNPSDIQIDTEKAREWLAKGAQPTDQVRKLLEISGVL comes from the coding sequence ATGGCGGTGAAGATAAGGCTTGCCAGGTTCGGGTCCAACAGGAACCCGTTCTACCGGGTCGTCGTGGCCGATTCGCGCAGCCCCCGGGACGGCCGGTTCATAGAGCGGATCGGCACCTACAACCCGCGCACCAACCCCTCGGACATACAGATAGACACCGAGAAGGCGCGGGAGTGGCTCGCCAAGGGCGCCCAGCCCACCGACCAGGTGCGCAAGCTGCTCGAGATCTCCGGGGTCCTCTAG